The genomic stretch TGGGCAAGGCAGACATTATGCTCCTTGACCCATGTTACGGAGAAGCTGTGTTTTCTCAGCAGCTTTGAATTGAGGAACTTGTTCACAAGTTGATACAGGGCCTGGACATCTGAAATTGCATTATGGGCTTCATAGCTGCAGTGTAGAAGGTCTCTCGCTAAATTCTCTTGACTGTATGATTTGCGCTGAGGCAAGAGCTCTTTGAAGGCTGGTAAAGTGTCGGAAAATCCAGAAACAATGGCTGAAAATTCTTTATCTACCCCAGTGGACTCCAGCGCTTTTAAGAGATGCTTCCCATCAAAAGGTTTACAATTGTGAGCTATCAACAGACATGGTGCCTTGGGCCTTAGCCATGATATCATCTGAGATAATCCCTCAGCCAGTGGAACTGCTCGGACTGGACGAGAATTATAAAAGAGAATTCCATGGTGAAAGGTGAGCTTATTCACTGATGAAGCACTGGGTGATATAGGTCTGGTTGGAAGGATGTAAACCTCAAATGCATCTGCCCCATCAGTTGCTGCAATTTGCAGAATTTCGGTATCATTACCTGTCAAAAATGAGGAACTTCATTATATTTTTCATTGTAATAATAACAGTGAGCCTGCTCACTAGTTAAATAACACAAACTACATGTTAATGTAGTCTTAGCTTTGTGTTGGTGCCTATGGGATTCAAACCTTGCTCTTTCTTAGCACTacagtgctctaccaactgaggtaCAGTATGAAGACCCATACATTGGGAGTAGGCCAATTTAGTGAGTTCATGAAAGGAATCAAACATGAAATGAATATGATGCGAACTGTGGAAATACCAATGAAATGCATATGTGCTGCTAGCGCTAATGCAGTGgccatgggtttgaatcccatttaAGTGCTAAAAATAGTTTCTTAGGCTTAatttgcaattgcttaaattgcaatCATAACTACAGTGGTCACATATTAATTTCATTTGTATCTCTGCAGTTCACATCATATTCATTCTATATTAcattatatatataacaatCATTGTCTTGAAATGAATCAGTGATATTACCTCCGGATGATGTCTCCAGATCAAACACTATCTTAATGTAATCTTGTTCGGGCACCATACTGGACACACAGGGTTTGGGGGGTGATGGAATCTCAACTGCTTCTGTTTCTGGCAAATATCCCATGCCACTCTGATACTGAGAACCTTCCCTGGTTTCTGCCTGCTTTGTTTTTGACAACCTGTGGATTGtcaatgattttattatttttaaaattctacatttacatgaaaaattcaTTAATTCTTATTTACAGAGAACATTCATCATCAGAACACACTTTCCAGATCAGATACTGTAGTTCAACCGTAACATCAATCTTTCAGCTTTGCCCTAAATCATTAGTTTCAATGCCATATGTTTTTATTTACCTCTTCTCTTTGTGCCCtcttctttgtattttgaatttctttgttTGCTGCCTTGCTCTTTGAAGTGACATTTTAGCATCCATTCTTTTCGAGTGTTTAAGCCCATGTGTTCCAGGAGAAAGGTGAATTTCCTGAAGGGCCTGTGTATAAAAAGAAGAATGCCCTATTGCTACTTGCCTGCTGTACCATGTCTGCCTTTTCTAAGTAGGTTAAATGCTGCCAAAAGTGCCAGTACAATACAAATTAAATCTTTTTAACCAGAcacttaaaaatgtaaaatatttattcattgatttgGTATATGATAACTAATTTTATCACTTTTTACAAGTCGGTTATCACAATAAGACAAAAAGTAGACACATGGGTACTGAGTAACATCAATGTTAAAATAGATTGCAAaagtcaaattttgaaaaaaagaattaggaaaccagaaatttctAAATTAAACCTTGGTGAATCATACTTGTCCACAGCACTTACCTGAGTCACATATGCATGGCCAATGTTTTTTTGGCTCACTGCACAGGCCACGCGATAGTCATTGCTCTCACTGCCACCATAATGCCTGACCTTTGAGGCTTTGCTGCCGATCGTATTATTCAGTGCTTCATTGGCTTGGCTGGATCCAAGTGGAGCTAGCTTTTCTGCATTCTGACAGTAAACCTCTATGATTTCTTGCAGGTCCTTCATCAAATCGTCCCCCTCGAGGTCTTTACCATGTGGTAAAGTGCTGTGATGGTAATTGACTGGGTCTTGGAGATATTTACACCAAGAGGTGGAGCAAGTGGAATGATCCCCAAATGCGTGTGGAATTATTGCTTTTAGGCTTTTTCTGATCCCATCAgagtcatttttgttttgtgttatgGCGTAGCTGAagcatttttgtaaataatCAATCACTTTACCAGACaaatttttatgtgttttctGTAGATTGTACATTGAGCTTCCAAAAGCTCTCTTTGCATGAACAATGTCTGACCATTTGTCCACATTGTGATTCACACTTATATATATAATGTAATATAGAATGAATATGATGTGAACTGCAGAGATACAAATGAAATTAATATGTGACCACTGTAGTTATGattgcaatttaagcaattgcaaatTAAGCCTAAGAAACTATTTTTAGCACTtaaatgggattcaaacccatggcCACTGCATTAGCGCTAGCAGCACATATGCATTTCATTGGTATTTCCACAGTTCGCATCATATTCATTTCATGTTTGATTCCTTTCAGTGCATACATCTGCTTCCATGGCCTTAGACGACCCGTCCCAGTTACATCTACAGTCATGTGCCCTGGCTGTTCTTCCAGCTCTGGTCGCTGCTTCACAAGTTGCACACCTCTTTGATCTTGTCGCAAATGCAataacttttccagtttttattCCAATCATAGAACCAGCTCCTGATACATAAAAGGTCTTACTTTAAAGGTATGTTACTCAGGTTTGGATGTAGTTTCCTGTAAATTTTGGACACTTGTCTAGATGATACATGTAAATCATAACCAGCAACACATGGTGTCGGCAAACCAACTGCCCAAACTAGATAATAAAAGtgctcaaaaataaataaatagaaatataaataaataaacaaataaattatcttATCAAGCTGACATGTTTCAGTACTGTCCCACTTTTTTGTCTTCTGTTCATCTTTTGGGATTATTCTTTACAAGCTTTGAAGGCCAAGCAGAttttattttcatgtaattGGATCCTTATCAGGGATACCCTTTAAGCTCCTTTACTGGCAAAACTCAATACAAGTGTCAATGTACAGTATTTTTTGCTCATCAACCAATCCCTCCCTTGAAAAAGTAATTGCGGAAAGATAAGTCACTTATTTTCAGTGGCTGGAGTATCATTTCATTTACCATTTAcagattttttgtttgtttttaaagcCCCTTTTATAATACACATCAGCAATACAACTTAGGTATATAATTTTTAGTTGTATCACAATGGAGCCATTTTTCAACTGCATTTCCGCTTACTGTCAACAACCtttgtaaattattttcagtACCTGTTAGACTATTATGACCCTTCCCTCTCTTCTGCCACCCCATGTCATAGGCCCCCCGATTGGCACTGCTTGATCTTGGATGCACCCCCACTCCATCTTTTCTTCCTCCATCTCTAGGTCACAGGACTTGTTTGCAATATTTTCTATGGCGGGGCCGATTTCACGTTCTCTTGCTTTCAGTGTGGTCACACAAAGAGTCGGGATATTAAGGGAAGATAACAGTGCATTGACATGTGTTGGTCCCATTCCTGCATGTAGCATGCCTAGGGTAGCGAATCATCAGATAAATTGTCGGGCAAACTATTAGTCAAAAAACATGATCTGCTACAAAGTCACGCAACAAACCTGCGGCGAGTTTGGTGTTGACGTCGAAGATTGGTCGTCCACGCATTGTTCCAGCCACCCTATGAGTTTTGTTCGTTTGGCAAACATTTATTTCCCCACAATCTGGATTGCAGCAGGTAATGTACAGGAAAGATCCTAACCCCGACACTGTTTCGTCCGTTACGTTGGATAATTGAAGTGGCTTGGCACAAACTTTACATCCACCATCGAGGGCCTCTGCGAGCAACTCGAGCTCGACAACACGTCTACCGCTTATTTTACTACCATTCTGAACACATAAGGCCTCGTCACGGCTAGGCGATTTGTCTATCGAACTTTTCGCTAAATTTATCCTTCGTTCAACCTCCTTGCTACTTCGAAAGCGCCCTTTTTTGTCATGGGACAAGCGAGCCCTTTttgcgtccgccatcttggatgtcgcaatgttatgcgcagtagaagatgcgcagtgcaaaaccagggaatcaccttaagaacattttgatttcttttaggTGTCTGGTGGTGAAGGGAAAGAAAGCCTCACAATGAAAGAGCTATTCAAAGTTCTTACAGATCACGACAACCCTTTCATGGCCGAGCTGGTCCAATCCTCATACCGACATTGCTTTGAAGATAAGTTTGAGAAGTTCTTGGGCGAGGCGCAATCACAGGATATCGAGGAATGTGGCGCCGAAAACGTTGTGAGAATTTGTCTGGTCGACCACTTGTTCCAGTTCAGTCTTTCGCTGGCCATGGGGAAACTACAGGAGGCAAGGTTGGAAAAGGAAACCGGCATTGAACAAGCGAGGCTGTCCGACAAATTTACTGTCCTTATAAATGACATCGGCATCGCCATGAAAAAGCTCGGATACGCTCTTTACGGTGAAAAGGTGTATAAGAAGTGCGAGAGAGCTAGGTACAGCTATTGGTACAAGTGCGATTTGGAGGCATTCATCAGCAGCTTGGCAGCAAACTAGACATTCAAAGACAGACTACTCAAGAACATGAGAAAAGTCAGCGAAATCCTTTCCAAACCACACTGCGAGGTCATTAGGACCCTCTGTGTCGATTACAACCTGATCGAAGTGAACGATGGCCAATGCTGGTCAATTAAGGATAGACGTTTCGTTGACGATGCAATCACTGACAAGGACATCGGCTACATCACACCGCGAGTGTTTTCGCCATATGATCCCACCAAAGAGCCAGACCcgaaatattttaaagaaattttggAAAACAGCCTGAGTGCCGTCGAGGTCCAACTATTTTGCAAGGATTTCCTGAAGCTGCTAAAGACAAGGTGCCGCGGCTGGTCGATGCTGCaaacagtggcaaaacgagCTTGTTTCAGCCTATCCTAGGTTTGATCCACCACCATCTCGTGGCGACGATAACAAAACAGTGTGTTTAACAAGGCGATGATTAATCGCTTCACAGAGGTGATCTTCATAGATGAAGCTTGTCCGTCGACACTTGACATCGACGATTGGAAGATACTAACTCAGGGCGGTTACAAGGCATGCAACATGAAATACAAAACAGCAAAATCGTTCATCAACCGTTGCCCGATGTTGTTAACCGCACAAAAGAAGCTCGAATTTCAGCCAAAGGATCAGCCTGCCATGGAGAAGAGATTGAGAAGCTACACCCTTTAAGAGTTTGCCCAAGCCAAGGAAAAAAACCACAGAGTGGCTTCGCAGACACCCCATGGAGTGTGTCGTGTGGGCCTCCAAACAAGCAAGCACGTCAAGCGACCGCGACAAGAGCTCCAACAGTAATGTCGAAGAACACCTAGAATCGGAAGTGGATGATGGAATCctcgaagaagaagagaaggaCGCTCTGCGAACACTCGAGCTCGTAGATAATGACTGTGATGCAGAAACAGTCCAAGATGGTGACGAAATGGCCAGTTTAGACGAAGACGGCAGTCAGTACGACTCTGGCTCTGACCAGGGTATCAGAAAATTGAGGCACGCTCTCAAGGAAACGTCCACGGGCTCCCTTCGACACCGATAAGTATCTCATCTACTTCAAGTGCGGCTCGAAGAACTCGAAAGAGTGAGGCAGGCGGAAGAGTTACAAACAAACAGAGGCAGCAGGCACTCATGCCCAGAGGTGTCACCAGAGAACACGCCGCACTGCTCCCTAGAGATCCGTCGGAGCCCATGCGTAGTCAGATTACCAACGACCTGGAGGTGCACAGGCGCGAGGCTCTCGGCGACGAGATAAAGAGAAAATGCAGCGAGCAGTGGAGGCATTCAAGAACCCATGGTTGGTACGAAATGAGAAAGAGTTGTAGGAATGCACAGTTAAACTGAACGGCTCAAACATTGATCAGGAAAATAGAGCATCCATGCAGGCTTACAGAGAAGTTTTGCAAGATAAACTAAAGAACTTCCACCGTAATTTCGGTACGCTGAATTGCGAGTTCGCCCTAGATGGACGCAGAAGATGGTGCATGTCACAAGGCGTATTGAAAAAAGAGCAGAGGCATCTCGTCGCCAACCTTTTCCAGTGTCTTTCCATTGCGGAGGATGTGTGCGAGTCGATCGGGACCGAAGAAAATGGCAACGAAGGAGCTTCCTCAGGCTAGAGAAACAACACAACTGCATCACAGAATGTTCCATCTCAGCGCAGAGACAGCACTGCCGAGGAAATGTTAATCATGCCCGTCCCGAGTTCGCAGCTGAGCCCTTGCTACGCAACTACACCAACTTCGTCTTTCATGCACGATCTCGCCATTTCAGAGGACCtcaaacatacatacatacatacatacatacatacatttattgaaGCTCGCTTTACAGGGCTTTTCAGccacaatatattaaaattacaagataagacaaaggaataaaatgtaataactaatgaaattaactactaagaaaataaagataaatcaATTTTACGTTAAAAGCATATTTACAACCTCATGCAGACCAGCACTTCGCGAAAAAGACCCCAAGTCTGGAGAACGAACTCGAGTTGGCAACAAGCCGCGGAAAACAATTCTGAGCTATTTTAGCCAGAAGTAGAAGTAGAGAAACCACTGACGTAGGATGACTTAAACCTTTGTAGTACAAGTAAAGAAAATGTGAAATGAATGCGCGTTCGGCATACTCTGCAGCCTGGATGAGAACGACCGAAATGGAGCTGCACGAATGCGTCCAGAAATTGGTACTGTAATAAATGTAATATTTTCGACAGCAATAAATAGTTCATTTGGTTTGAAACACGTCTCGCTTGGTGGCCTCACTGGTCAAGTCCAATTTCAGTTGCTCGTTTAATTTCAACAAGTAAAACCGAAGTACATTTTAAGTTGTGTCTCCTGCTGAAGCTGCCGCGAAGCATTTGGAGTTCAGAGTTTCTTTTCCCTTCTTATTTGAAACTCGAAACTCCCTGAAGTGACTTTGGCCTAACATAACCCTTTTGAACAGAAAGAACACTCGAATTCTTTGCCACGCGTTGCTTGTCTTTCAGCCAATACAGTCCCCTAAGGTTTTTCATTTGGTAGCAACCGAAGTTCGGCCCTCTTCAAAAAATCGGCCAACCTGCCTTTCTGGAAACGAAAATCTGGGTCTCTCAAAATAgcagtccattgtccaaatCCGTGCTTATCGATACCCTTTTTTAGAAAGTCGTCTTCATCTGTCATTGATGGCTCTGACTTAGTGAGCGATTTGATTTTGGGCCATGCGTGTTCTGATCGTGCACATTCAATGGCTGGCTCAAAAGTGGCTATGGAACTtgagctgccaaatctagtgttcacttccataTCCACCTCTGAGCCTTTGGTCCCCTGTAGTTTTTGAAGACATTCGTGGGCCTTTACagcaacttcgcgcgatctcTGCTTCTTAAAGGAGCAAGGATgtcacagtcggttagtgcgcggtcttggtgcaagaggtcctgagttctaTTTCCGGAtgtcacatccttgtttcgacttctttcctttcagtgtagcctaagtagctttaaatacctgtaaaacggagcactgatggagaggtgggagtaaaatgagcgcaccgtcgacctcaggtttgtcagttgaattactgttacgagttatcgaggttaaatatggttgctttactttactttgatagtgcactttggcaacgacagagctatATTTTTGGTCTTCAGACAGTACTTGGTGCTCTTTGTCGTTAAGCGTGTGTAGACTTAGCGTTTCCACGATTTGGCGATAACGTGTGGGATGAATGAATTTGCCAATTGCGTCAaagaccaacttgctcatctcgttgcccaatttgctgtgttggcttccgtttttggtgacaaaaacaaagtcgcactggggtttgagcaaaggtCTCACGAAATTAATGTACCCGTCGAGTATCTGCATGCTTGTATCTCTAGTCAAATCCATATTTTCCCGCAGTCTTTAAGGTTTTCTGGTCGATAAAACCG from Montipora capricornis isolate CH-2021 chromosome 12, ASM3666992v2, whole genome shotgun sequence encodes the following:
- the LOC138025884 gene encoding uncharacterized protein, yielding MGLHTVPQLVEHCSAKKEQGNDTEILQIAATDGADAFEVYILPTRPISPSASSVNKLTFHHGILFYNSRPVRAVPLAEGLSQMISWLRPKAPCLLIAHNCKPFDGKHLLKALESTGVDKEFSAIVSGFSDTLPAFKELLPQRKSYSQENLARDLLHCSYEAHNAISDVQALYQLVNKFLNSKLLRKHSFSVTWVKEHNVCLAQRNVLQRTLHPLFDKKVISAGMATKIAESGLGFQHLQLAFQRGGADGLELVVKEKFNGKVRVTANRRILFNIVNFFTDL